CTTGCAGCATGGGCTGCTGCTGCGCGGCAACGGGGGAAATCGAGGTGTCGGTCATGAGGTTTTCGCGTCGCTTGTGGCGAGGCCTGTGAGGTCGGGTGCAGCCGGGTGCGGCTGGTTCGGCGGTTTCACGCGGTGGCTAGCCGTGCGTCCCGTCAATGTTGAACGAATGCGTGCCCCGCGTCGTGCGTGTACGTCGGCAGGTAGTCGCTTTCGAGGTTGTGCGTGTGCAGATGTTCGCCGCGCACGACGTCAGCGGTCACGTGGCCGATCACCGCGCCGTAGCGCAGCACTTTTTCATCTTTGGCGAGCGCACGGCGCGCCACCTTGTGGCCGAGATCGATCGTCTTCGCGAGCGTCACCGTCTCGCCTTCGATATCGAGCCGCGTTCCGGCCATAA
The genomic region above belongs to Paraburkholderia edwinii and contains:
- a CDS encoding UxaA family hydrolase; amino-acid sequence: MTDPRLILLNPEDNCLVAGARLMAGTRLDIEGETVTLAKTIDLGHKVARRALAKDEKVLRYGAVIGHVTADVVRGEHLHTHNLESDYLPTYTHDAGHAFVQH